The Streptomyces collinus DNA segment ATGACCAACGGGTTCTACGTGGACCCCGACTCCAGCGCGAAGCGGTGGGTCGCCGCCAACCCCGGTGACGGCCGGGCGTCCGCGGTCAACGCCGCCATCGCCAACACCCCGACGGCCCGCTGGTTCGGCTCCTGGAGCGGCACCATCGGCACCGCCACCGGCGCGTACACGGGCGCCGCTGACGCCCGGGACAAACTGCCCGTCCTCGTCGCCTACAACATCTACAACCGCGACTACTGCGGCGGACACTCCGCGGGCGGAGCCTCCTCGCCGTCCGCCTACAGGAACTGGATCGCCCAGTTCGCGGGCGGGATAGCCGGCCGCCCGGCCGTCGTCGTCCTCGAACCGGACTCCCTGGGGGACTACGGCTGCATGACCCAGGCCCAGATCGACGAACGCGAGAGCATGCTGACCGGAGCGCTCGCCGAGTTCAACCGCCAGGCCCCCAACACCTGGGTCTACCTCGACGCCGGCAACCCGGCCTGGGCGAGCGCGGCGACCATGGCCCAGCGTCTTCACGAAGCGGGTGTCCGGCAAGCCCGCGGGTTCTCGCTCAACGTCTCCAACTACCTGACCACGGCCGAGAACACCGCGTACGGCAACGCCGTCAACAGGGAACTCGGCGCCCGGTACGGCTACACCAAGCCGTTCGTCGTGGACACCAGCCGCAACGGCAACGGCTCCAACGGCCAGTGGTGCAACCCTTCAGGCCGCCGTATCGGCACTCCCACCCAGCTGGGTGGGAGTGCCGAAATGCTCCTGTGGATCAAGGTGCCGGGAGAGTCCGACGGCAACTGCGGCGTGGGAAGCGGCTCCTCGGCGGGACAGTTCCTCCCGGAGGTCGCTTACAAGATGATCTACGGCTACTGATCCGGGGCGCTCGGGAGCGCCTTGGATTTCCCTGCTCGGCCCACCCGGCGCCCGACCGTCGGCTGCGGCGTCGCGGCTGACGACCGAGTATCGTCGAAGCGCTTCGACGATACTCGGTCGCCCCGCACCGCCCCGGCATTCCGGTCCCGGGGCGCCGTGACGCCGCGGCGGACCTAGGCTGGAAGCGGCCGCTGGAAACGAGCCCTGAGGGGACCGCTGTCCGGACGGAGGCGTGCCGCGTGGAGATGGCCGGCAAGCAGGACGCGCCCACTGCCGTTGTCGAGGTCGACCCGGACGGCATGGTGAGCGGCTGGAGCGAAGGGGGCCGGCTGCTGCTGGGCTGGACCGCGCAGGAGACCGTCGGCCGCCCCGTGGCCGACCTGCTGGTCGATCCCCCGCCCCGCGGCTTCCCCGAGGGCTATGGCGCCGGCCCCGACCCCACCGGGTTCACAGCCCTGCGGCACCGGGACGGTTCCACGGTGGACGCCGTGCTGACCGCTCACCCGCTGTTCGGCCCCGACGGGCGGTCGATGGGACACGCGGTGACCGTCCAGTGCTGGGGACGCCGCCCGGTGGTCGCCGACCGGGCCTTCGAGCAGTGTCCCTTCGCTCTGGGCGTCTACGACCCTGAGCTGCGCTTCCTGTGGATCAACGCCTCCTCGGGCCGGGTGATAGCGCACTCCGAGGAGCAGGTGCTCGGCAAGAAGTACCGCGAGGTGCTTCCCGAATTCGACCGCACGCTGTTTCCCGAAAGGGACGACAAGCCCTACACCGACAAGCTCTCCGAAGTGGCGAGGACGGGCGAGCCCGCGCGTCTCATCACCGTCTTCCGTCCTCGCGGCAGTGACTACGCCAATGCCTGGGCCACCAGCATCTGGCCCGTCCGGGATGCCGCGGGCCGGGTCTGCGCGATCGCCAACTGGGGTTTCGACATGAGCGCCGAGTACTGGGCCCGGCAACGGCTGCTGATCCTCAACGAGGCCAGCGGCGGCATCGGCCGGACACTCGACGTGATCGGCACCGCCCAGGAACTGGCCAGGACCCCGGTGCCGGGATTCGTCGACCGCGTCAGCGTGGATCTCTTCGAGGAGGTGCTGCGCGGTGAGGAACCGCCTTCCGTGTCCGCGTTCGACCCCGGCGAGACGATCAGGCTCAGCCGTGCCGCCCAGCACAGCACGAAGGTGGACGCCGACCAGGCTCCGGAGGCCATGGCACCGGTCACCCACGCACCCGGTTCGGTCGCCGCCCGCTGCATGGCCACCGGCAGGTCCGCGGTCGAGCTCACCGCTGAGCCCGGCGAGGGCGGTGAATGGGCCTTCGGGCCCGGACTCGCCGCCGACCCGGCCCACTGGCCACCGGGCAACCCGGTGATCGACGGGTCCATCGCCGACGACGGGCTGACCGGGCGGATCACCGTGCCGCTCCGGGCGCGCGGCGCGCTGCTCGGGGTCGTGTCCTTCTCCCGCCTCGACCGGCCCGAGGCGTTCACCGCCGACGACCTGATCCTCGCCGAGGAGCTGGCCGCAAAGGCGGCCGTCGCCATCGACAACGCCCGCAGGTACTCGCGCGAGCGCACCACCGCGCTGACCCTGCAACGCAGCCTGCTGCCGCAGGTGCTGCCGAACCAGGAGGCGGTCGAGGTGGCATCCCGCTACCTGCCCGGCGGGACCGGCGCGGAAGTGGGCGGTGACTGGTTCGACGTCATTCCGCTGTCCGGTGCCCGGGTCGCCCTGGTCGTCGGCGATGTCGTCGGCCACGGTCTGCACGCCTCGGCCAGCATGGGCAGGCTGCGCACGGCGGTGCGCACTCTCGCCGACGTCGACCTGCCGCCCGACGAGCTGCTGACCCACCTGGATGATCTGGTCCTGCACCTCGCCGGCGACCACCGGCCCGACGGCCACTTCCAGCCGGCCGGCGAGTCCGGCGCCACCTGTCTGTACACCGTCTACGATCCCGTCTCCCGCCGCCTCTCGTTCGCGAGCGCCGGCCATCCGCTGCCGCTGATCATCGCCCCGGACGGCACCCGGCCCCCGGTACCCGCCCATCCGGGTCCGCCGCTCGGCGTCGGCGGACTGCCGTTCGAGGCCGCCGAGCTGGAACTTCCCGAGGGCAGCCTGCTGGCCCTCTACACCGACGGGCTGGTGAGGAGCCACGAGCGCGATGTCG contains these protein-coding regions:
- a CDS encoding glycoside hydrolase family 6 protein — translated: MRRILPALVAALSALPLALAAAPAAHAADPTTMTNGFYVDPDSSAKRWVAANPGDGRASAVNAAIANTPTARWFGSWSGTIGTATGAYTGAADARDKLPVLVAYNIYNRDYCGGHSAGGASSPSAYRNWIAQFAGGIAGRPAVVVLEPDSLGDYGCMTQAQIDERESMLTGALAEFNRQAPNTWVYLDAGNPAWASAATMAQRLHEAGVRQARGFSLNVSNYLTTAENTAYGNAVNRELGARYGYTKPFVVDTSRNGNGSNGQWCNPSGRRIGTPTQLGGSAEMLLWIKVPGESDGNCGVGSGSSAGQFLPEVAYKMIYGY
- a CDS encoding SpoIIE family protein phosphatase codes for the protein MAGKQDAPTAVVEVDPDGMVSGWSEGGRLLLGWTAQETVGRPVADLLVDPPPRGFPEGYGAGPDPTGFTALRHRDGSTVDAVLTAHPLFGPDGRSMGHAVTVQCWGRRPVVADRAFEQCPFALGVYDPELRFLWINASSGRVIAHSEEQVLGKKYREVLPEFDRTLFPERDDKPYTDKLSEVARTGEPARLITVFRPRGSDYANAWATSIWPVRDAAGRVCAIANWGFDMSAEYWARQRLLILNEASGGIGRTLDVIGTAQELARTPVPGFVDRVSVDLFEEVLRGEEPPSVSAFDPGETIRLSRAAQHSTKVDADQAPEAMAPVTHAPGSVAARCMATGRSAVELTAEPGEGGEWAFGPGLAADPAHWPPGNPVIDGSIADDGLTGRITVPLRARGALLGVVSFSRLDRPEAFTADDLILAEELAAKAAVAIDNARRYSRERTTALTLQRSLLPQVLPNQEAVEVASRYLPGGTGAEVGGDWFDVIPLSGARVALVVGDVVGHGLHASASMGRLRTAVRTLADVDLPPDELLTHLDDLVLHLAGDHRPDGHFQPAGESGATCLYTVYDPVSRRLSFASAGHPLPLIIAPDGTRPPVPAHPGPPLGVGGLPFEAAELELPEGSLLALYTDGLVRSHERDVEEGITELQRVLHHSTTSLEDLCDTVMDDMLLDSRTDDAALLLARTRALDPHHVADWDVEPDTAQVPHARKFAVDQVDAWGLEEAAFVTELVVSELVTNAIRYGEPPIRLRLIRDSSLICEVSDASNTAPHLRRARAFDEGGRGLLLVAQLTQGWGTRHTGNGKTIWCAQAPPSRT